A stretch of DNA from Enterococcus gilvus ATCC BAA-350:
TCGGAATCTGTGTCGATCGGTTTAATTTCTTCTAAATGCCCTACAATCCTGAGAAGAGTTACTGAAACGCCAGCAATTTCATTTTATTTCGTAAAAAACATTTTCCATCGTCATTTACAAATGAAACCATTTACACGTCTTCGTACCGATAGTAGACTTAAAGTAATACAATAAAGGACGTGGTGGAATGGATATTAAAGCGATCGTATTAGACATTGACGGGACATTGCTGAACTCAAAAAAGAAGATCTCTGAAAAAACAAAACAAGCATTGATCAACGCACAAAAGAAAGGCGTTAAAGTGATATTGGCTTCGGGGCGACCGACTCCAGGGATGTTTGGGTTGGCAGAAGAACTAGAAATGACGAAATATGAAGGGTATTTGGTCTCCTACAATGGGGCGCGGGTGACGGATTGCTTAACAAAGGAGGTCATTTTTAACCAAGCGATGGCTGTTGAAACAAGCCAAGCGATCTTAGAGCATCTGAAAAAATTTAATGTACAGCCAATGATTGACAAGGATGACTATCTTTATGTAAATGACGTTTACAACGGGATGCTTGATTTACCAGAGGGGCCCTTCAATATTATTCAATATGAATCGCGGGGCGGCAATTTCAAGCTTTGCGAAATAGATGATTTGGCGGCATTTGCCACCTTCCCTATTAACAAAATCTTGATCGCTGCTCAGCCAGACTATTTGCAGGAGCATGCAGAAGCCATCCATGCACCCTTTGATGAGACCGTGACGGCTGCCTTTTCTGCTCCTTTCTATTTTGAATTTACAGATAAAGGAATCGACAAAGCTAAGGCCTTGAATGCGGTATTCCCTGAAATGGGTATTCATTCCTATAACATGATCGCATTCGGCGATGGGCAAAATGACCGTTCGATCATTGAATATGCTGGGATCGGTGTGGCGATGGGCAATGCGGTAGACGAACTGAAGGCCATCGCAGACGATGTGACCCTATCTTGCGATGAAGACGGTATTGCCGCAGGATTAGAAAAATATCTTTAAACAAAAAACCAGCTTTTAAGGAAATTATCCTTAAAAGCTGGTTTTTTATGCTTCCATTTGTGGGTTTGCGGCGGTCAAGACCCCATCGACACCTTCCACAGCGAAATAATCCGTGATTCGCTGCTTCAATGCCTGCATCGCTTGATCGGCGCGTGCAGCCTGTTCTTCATTGACAGATTCCATAAAGAAAATCGCGTCATGAGTATCTTCTGTCAACATGGTTCGTTGGGATTCCCGCCAGTTTAAGCAACGGCAAATGGCCCCTTCCTCATCAGCATAAATGATTTCCCCGGGTAGCGCTGGTGCATCTTCTTCCGCCCCCAAAGGTAAAAAAGATTCACCGCCTGCGGCTTGACCCAAATGAATCGTACCGACGACCTTCTCTAAATCCTCTCCGCCACAAGGAACTGCGAATTCGAGTGACACACTATTGTAAATGTCCACTAAAGGATTGATGGGGTGAAATCCACGATCTTGACTCACACGTTTCAGCAGTGCTTCGATGGATGAACGTGCACCTTTTTTAGTTTTGAACTTACTAAAAGCCTCGCGCCACTGGGCAATAACCGTATTTTGACTTAATGTCTCATTTGTAAGAAAAGCTTGGGCTGCTTCTTTTCCATCGGTCAATAACTGTGTCAAAAAGAGATCAGACGCTTTCCCCTTATTTTCTCCAATGCCCTTGACGATCAATACATGAATCTGCGCCTCGGGAAAGATTTCCCAAAAAGACGCCTCTACGTTAACGGTTGTCATACCTTCACTCCTTTTTTGTATACAGTAATTTTACACTACAAATGGCGTTTTAAATCTATTTTTGCGACTTTTCTAAAGCACACATTTTTAAGCGTCGTTTCCCACCTGCACCAGCGCCCTCAGTTTCTCCACGTCAATTCGATAGCCCCGTTTATTCTTTTCAATGTAGCCTTCTTCTCGTAAATACTTGAATGTGTGGGTCAAATGACGATAACTCACCCCTAAATAATCGGCGATCTGCGTATTTTTTTCGCAATATTGGCCGTTCACCGACACTTCGATTAATAATGCCGCAAGACGATATTTCAGCTCAAAGGTTTGCGCATTCGAGAAATGAGTCATGCGCAAAAGAAGTTTTTCCCCTATGTACTTAGCGATCCACGCAGAAAACGCGGGATCGGTCCTCAGCATTTTTTCTACCTCCGGCATACGAATCGCCAAACAGCGAACCGTATCAATGGCCACGACATCCTTCGCTTCCTCCTCTGCTTGTACCAAAGTCAATTCACCGATCAAATCTCCCGGCTCAAGAAATTGCAAAATCAGTGTTTTTCCATTAGGTTCCTGTTGAACGATGCGAGCTTTTCCTGCTAAAAGGATGAGTAAATGAGACACCGTTGCCCCTTGATGAAGGAGCGGTTCATTTCGATCGTACGTCCTAACGACACTGTGCTTTAATAGATCCCCTGTAAAATGAGCTCGGTGTAATCGCTGAAGCTCCTGCGCCACAGAGGAATCCGTTGTTTTTTTCATCATAACTAGGCTATATCTCCTATTGATCGTTTTTTATGTCCTGCATACTTATCCTATCAATTCATTATTGGAGGAACAACTATGACGAATCAAAAAACGAAAACTCTTTCCTTTCTTTATTATCTCCTTAGCGCCTTTGGCATCAGTTTGACGTTGAAGGCAGGAATCGGTGTCAGCAGCTTCAACTCTCTGAACGCAACGGTTGCTGCCTTTAGTCACATCAAGATTGGTACGATCACCACGGGATTGAACTTCCTGTTTTTAATAGGCTGTATCGCATTAGACGAAAAACGACAATTAAAGGATTATGTCACCATGGCTGCGGCACTCCTCTGCTTTGGCTCGACAATCAATCTCTTCACCTATTTCATTTTTCCGCTCTTTTCACTGGATGCGTATTTCTTGAATTGTCTGCTGTTTGTTTTAGGGACGCTCATTGCAGGCTTTGGGACTGGAAAAGTCTTGAAATACCGCTGGTTGAAATTTCCGATCGAGACATTCTGTGTCTTTTTGACCGAACGGACGACCCTCAGCTTCAAATATTATCGCTACAGCATCGACCTTCTTTGTATTCTAGGTGCTCTGATACTCACCTTTTCCTTCCATTTACCTTTGATGGTCCGAGAAGGGACATTGATCAGCTTTCTCTTATTATCACCCACGATCGCTTTTGCAAATAGAGAATAAAAAAGTGACGCATCCAGTTATTCTTTTTTTAAAACCCTTCGAGCCAGCTTAATCAAATCATACCAGCAAACGGAGACCATTCCTAAAGCCGCACAGATCGCTAATTGCGTCAACGACAATGGTGCCAGATCCAAAAAACTGTTTATCGGCGCGTAGATCAATGCAAGTAAAATGAGCATCGTTCCACCAAGGATCAGCCAGATCACTTTATCATGGATCAACTTGATAAAGGTCTGGATGCCAAATAGATGATTGGAACTATTGACTTGAACTAGGAAAAGATTGGCTACGATCAAAACAGCTAATCCCATAGTGCGGGCCAGTTCATCATTTGACGGATTTTGCTGCAAAGTAAGATAGTAAGCCAGAAAAGACGCAACGAAAATAACCAGTCCCTGCACCACACTTTTGACTAGCAACCCTCTGCTCAGGATACTTTCTTTCGGATCACGAGGCGGCCGGTCCATGATATCCGGCTCGCTAGGCTGTCTTTCCAACACGACGGAGCACGTTGGGTCAATGACTAATTCCAACAGCACCACATGTACAGGTAAAAGCAGTAGCGCGGCTTGCGGAATACCAAGAATCGGACCGAAAAGCGCGGTCAACGCGATGGGGATGTGAATCACAAAAATATACCCGATGGCCTTTTTAATATTGTCGTAGATCCGGCGACCATCTTTCACGGTACTTACAATAGTAGAAAAATCATCATCCATTAAAATCAAGTCGGCGGCTTCTCTGGATACTTCAGAACCTCTTTTGCCCATCGCGATCCCGATATCCGCATATTTTAAAGCCGGTGCATCGTTCACCCCATCGCCAGTCATTGCAACGACTTCACCTCTTGCCTTGAACGCTTGGACGATGCGCATTTTATGCTCAGGAGTCACTCGTGAGAAAATCGTGATATCGGCGACTTTTTCTTTTAGTTCCTCAGCGGTCAGGGTATCGATCTCCACGCCTGTGATAAACTCATCGGTATTTGCGATCCCAACGTTTCGTGCAATCGCTCCTGCTGTCACACCGTTATCCCCCGTAATCATCACGACTTTGATGCCGGCTTTCTGACACTGCTGAATGTCCTCAGCTACGCCTTTTCTTGGCGGATCAGACAGACCAATCAGTCCAAGAAAATTCAGCTCGCACGCTTCAATCGTCTTCGGAACCTCAGCTTCGGTCGAGACGATTTGTTCGCCTACCGCAATCACTCGCAAGCCTTCGTGAGAAAAGCGATCAATCACCTCCGCGATTTCCGCTCTCTTCTTCGAATCAACAGCAGAAATGTTTAGTACACTTTCTGGTGACCCTTTGACCGTGATTTCGATTCGAGCATTCCGGTCCCAGACATGCCCCATCATTTTTAGTTCATCGGTAAAAGGGTATTCCTTCACCAATTGTCCGTTAAATAATCGTTCTTTGCTCCAGCCATGGGCTTCATCGTACTCTAGCATGGCAATTTCCATTGGATCGTACGGCTCAGTTTCACTAGCAAGACCCATGGTTTCGATCAATCGATCTTCCGCTTGATTCGCCGTCACCCATATTTCGGATACCGTCATTTTATTTTCGGTGATGGTCCCGGTTTTATCCACGGCTAAAACGGAAACAGCACCCATGGTTTCAACAGCTGGCAATTTCCTGATCAATGACTGTTTCTTCGCCAAGCGCCAGGCACCCATCGAAAGAAAGACTGTCAAAACAACCGGAAACTCTTCAGGAATCATCGCCATCGCAATCGTGATGCCGGATAAAATACTTTCTACAAAACGGGCTTTTAATGGCAGATCAGCATCATTGAAAAAGGTCACGACCGCGACAAGTGTCAAGAAAATCAAGGCTATGATGGCACAGACTTTGACTAATTTCCCGATTTGTTTATCTAACGGCGTCGCTTCTTCTTCAGCCGAGGCTAAATGTTTCCCAATTTTTCCATATTCAGTTTTCGTCCCTATCTTATCGACCAAAATCGTCCCGCTGCCCGTCGTCACCAGCGTCCCGGTATAAACGTAGTCCTCACGCCAATAGTCTTCTGAAGTAGATTCTTCCGTTTCAGCCAGCGTCTTCCAAACCGCTTCAGCCTCACCTGTCAAAGAAGACTCGTTGATTCTCAGGTCATTAGCCTTGATCACAAAGCCGTCAGCCGGAACTTTGACCCCTTCTTCAATCAGCATCAAATCTCCTGGAACCAATTCCTGGCTCAAAATTTCATTTGATTGCCCCTCGCGAATCACTTTGATTTTTGGTGCAGAGAGATCTTTTAACGCATTCAAGGTTTGATCCGTTTTCCATTCTTGGATCACTTCAATGGCGATAATGACCACCACGAAGACCAGCATGATCAACCCATCTTTAGGCTCGCCTAAAAAGAAATAAATCAACGCCGCTACGATCAACAGCAGAAACATCGGTTCCAGAATAATATGAAGAATCTTCAGGTAAAACGGCTCCTTCTTTTTTTGTTCTAGCTGATTCAGCCCGAATTCATCCCTTTTTCGCGCGACTTGTTCTTTCGTTAACCCATTCCAATCTATCTTTTTCATCTCGATTCTTCCCTTCATTTTTTATAAATCGATTGCTCCATCATACGTTTTTGTGAAGGTATTTACGAGAAATAATGATCACTTTTTAGTAGATTGTAACTGTTTAGCAAGGGAGAAAATACAGGCTGCCCCTCCCCTTAAAAAATAAAAACAAGGCTGCCCTAAAATTAAAGTAAGTGGTATTAAAAGATAGATTCGTGGCGCCATCGAGTAAGAAAAAGGGCCGCTAGATCAAAAAAACAATGAAGACTAACCCTGATTCGTTAGTTTCCATTGTTTTTAAATACGAATTAATTTTGGAATTGCTTGCAGAAATGAACTTTAGCTGTACACCCCAGATAAAGTTTCTATATAAAAAATGCGCTTCTCTTCACCTATTCTCCCATACTTGCTAGAATAAACGAGTAAAGGAAGTGTGGAAATGCTACAAATCAAACGAGCGTACACTCCCGCCAGCGAATCCGACGGGTACCGGGTGCTAGTCGACCGATTATGGCCGCGTGGAAAATCCAAGGAAACAGAAAAGATCGATCTTTGGCTGAAGGCGATCGCACCAAGCAACGAGCTGCGAAAATGGTTCAATCATGATCCAGAAAAGTATTTTGACTTTAAGAAAAAATATCAGGCGGAGCTGCAAAGCGGAGATCAGAAAGAGGCACTAGAAACGCTAGAGGCCCTACTCCGAGAACAAGAAGATGTAACCTTAGTATATGGGGCAAAAGATGAATCTCATAATAATGCGCAGGTATTGTATGATTTATTAAGCAAATGAAGCAGATTCTGAGCGAGCCTGCTTCTTTTAATACAAACATTTGATATGATGCTGATTCAGTTTTTCCAATTTATCTGTCTCTAGTGGTTTATCAGTGATCAAATAATCGATCTCATAACAAGATACACCTTGATACATATATTTGTGATCTAATTTATCACTAGTCGCTAAAACGACTAAATGATTCGCTTGCCGACGAAAAGCCTTTTTTATCAAGGCTTCACCTTCATGTGTTTCTGTCAGGCCATGTTCGAAATCTAGTCCTCTGCAGCCGATGATCGCCAGATCCGCATTATACGTCAATATATCATTATAGGCTTTTGATCCATTGATAGTGGCTCTTTTCGGCACGATTGAGCCGCCCAAAACCGAAACATGGGCCGTCGTAAATTCACTCAGCATCGCTGCCGTCAGTACACCATTGGTAATAATCTGTAAGCCATCAAATCGGCTGAGGTTTTTTACCAAATGAAGGCTAGTCGTACTTGAATCGAGAAAAATGACCATATCGTCTTTGATCAACGTCTCGGCCACATTGGCAATATATTGTTTGTTGTCCTCTTCATTTAATTGGGTAACTTTCATCAAATAAGGAACATCGATTTTCTTATTATCGACAATCATCGCACCACCGCGTGTTCGTCTGATCAAGCCACTTTGCTCTAGCAGCACCAGATCTCTCTTCACTGTGGCCTCGCTGTAATTGACAAGCTCGATCAAATCAATGACGCGAGCAAATTGATGCACCTTCAAATAATTAACGATTTGCTGTTGACGATCTTCAATGGCGTTTAGCATAAAGCAGCCTCCTCGGAAATAGTATCTTCTAATCATTATACGTAAGTAGAAAAAGGAAAGAAAGACAGGCTTTCGTTTTTTGAAAGCACTGCCTTTTCGAATTAATATAGTTCGGCTTTTCCGATAGTGTTTAACACACTTAACTTGTGTCTCACCACTTCTTTAACCTTCTCGTTTGCCATGGGATAAACCTCATTTGGCTCATACATTGCTGGATTTTTACTTAAAATATCCCGCAAAGCATCAAAGAAAACACTCTTGAGGTCTGAGCTCAAGTTCACTTTTGCAACACCATATTTCACTGCTTCGCTGACTTCTGAATCCGGATTCCCCGACCCGCCATGCAAGACAAATGGCAGATCGATCCGTTGGTTCAGTTCCTTCAACAGTTCAATATTCAATTTAGGAGTCAGGTCTTTTGGATAAAGCCCATGCGCCGTACCAATTGCGACTGCTAAGGTATCAATCCCGGTCTTTTCGACAAAATCCTCAGCCTGATCTGGGTCAGTATAAATAATGTTTGCTGATCCGCCTTCTGCTGAACCATTATTGCCGATCGTTCCTAGTTCCGCTTCCACTGACACATTCACACCATGAGCCAACGCCACTACCTGTTTGGTGATTTCTAGATTATCTTCATAGTCTTGGACAGAAGCATCAATCATCACGGATGTATAGCCATTTCGAATCGCTCGCATGACATCATTGATCGTTCCACCATGATCCATATGGATGACGACTGGAACTTTGCTTTTGTGAGCGTAATCCTTCACAGCGGCTACAAACTCATCATTTAGATAGGAAATCTCATCCGGATGAATTTCTAAAATGACAGGTGCATTTTGCTCCTCAACTTCCTCCATGATCGCTTTCAGCATATCATAGCTACAAATGTTAAATGCAGGGACTGCAAACTTATTTTCTTTCGCAACTTTTAATAAATCCTTCATCGTATACAACATTAGACTTCCACCTCATTAGTTAATTTTTCATTTGATATTTGCTTTTCTGTAATCGGTTTTTTCAGCAATCCAACAGTCACCGCTGTCACAATCGTTCCTGCAACAATCGCTAGAATATACATCGGTAAATTATTCATGACATTTGGGATTAACATC
This window harbors:
- a CDS encoding Cof-type HAD-IIB family hydrolase, with translation MDIKAIVLDIDGTLLNSKKKISEKTKQALINAQKKGVKVILASGRPTPGMFGLAEELEMTKYEGYLVSYNGARVTDCLTKEVIFNQAMAVETSQAILEHLKKFNVQPMIDKDDYLYVNDVYNGMLDLPEGPFNIIQYESRGGNFKLCEIDDLAAFATFPINKILIAAQPDYLQEHAEAIHAPFDETVTAAFSAPFYFEFTDKGIDKAKALNAVFPEMGIHSYNMIAFGDGQNDRSIIEYAGIGVAMGNAVDELKAIADDVTLSCDEDGIAAGLEKYL
- a CDS encoding B3/B4 domain-containing protein; its protein translation is MTTVNVEASFWEIFPEAQIHVLIVKGIGENKGKASDLFLTQLLTDGKEAAQAFLTNETLSQNTVIAQWREAFSKFKTKKGARSSIEALLKRVSQDRGFHPINPLVDIYNSVSLEFAVPCGGEDLEKVVGTIHLGQAAGGESFLPLGAEEDAPALPGEIIYADEEGAICRCLNWRESQRTMLTEDTHDAIFFMESVNEEQAARADQAMQALKQRITDYFAVEGVDGVLTAANPQMEA
- a CDS encoding cyclic nucleotide-binding domain-containing protein yields the protein MMKKTTDSSVAQELQRLHRAHFTGDLLKHSVVRTYDRNEPLLHQGATVSHLLILLAGKARIVQQEPNGKTLILQFLEPGDLIGELTLVQAEEEAKDVVAIDTVRCLAIRMPEVEKMLRTDPAFSAWIAKYIGEKLLLRMTHFSNAQTFELKYRLAALLIEVSVNGQYCEKNTQIADYLGVSYRHLTHTFKYLREEGYIEKNKRGYRIDVEKLRALVQVGNDA
- a CDS encoding YczE/YyaS/YitT family protein, whose protein sequence is MTNQKTKTLSFLYYLLSAFGISLTLKAGIGVSSFNSLNATVAAFSHIKIGTITTGLNFLFLIGCIALDEKRQLKDYVTMAAALLCFGSTINLFTYFIFPLFSLDAYFLNCLLFVLGTLIAGFGTGKVLKYRWLKFPIETFCVFLTERTTLSFKYYRYSIDLLCILGALILTFSFHLPLMVREGTLISFLLLSPTIAFANRE
- a CDS encoding cation-translocating P-type ATPase, coding for MKKIDWNGLTKEQVARKRDEFGLNQLEQKKKEPFYLKILHIILEPMFLLLIVAALIYFFLGEPKDGLIMLVFVVVIIAIEVIQEWKTDQTLNALKDLSAPKIKVIREGQSNEILSQELVPGDLMLIEEGVKVPADGFVIKANDLRINESSLTGEAEAVWKTLAETEESTSEDYWREDYVYTGTLVTTGSGTILVDKIGTKTEYGKIGKHLASAEEEATPLDKQIGKLVKVCAIIALIFLTLVAVVTFFNDADLPLKARFVESILSGITIAMAMIPEEFPVVLTVFLSMGAWRLAKKQSLIRKLPAVETMGAVSVLAVDKTGTITENKMTVSEIWVTANQAEDRLIETMGLASETEPYDPMEIAMLEYDEAHGWSKERLFNGQLVKEYPFTDELKMMGHVWDRNARIEITVKGSPESVLNISAVDSKKRAEIAEVIDRFSHEGLRVIAVGEQIVSTEAEVPKTIEACELNFLGLIGLSDPPRKGVAEDIQQCQKAGIKVVMITGDNGVTAGAIARNVGIANTDEFITGVEIDTLTAEELKEKVADITIFSRVTPEHKMRIVQAFKARGEVVAMTGDGVNDAPALKYADIGIAMGKRGSEVSREAADLILMDDDFSTIVSTVKDGRRIYDNIKKAIGYIFVIHIPIALTALFGPILGIPQAALLLLPVHVVLLELVIDPTCSVVLERQPSEPDIMDRPPRDPKESILSRGLLVKSVVQGLVIFVASFLAYYLTLQQNPSNDELARTMGLAVLIVANLFLVQVNSSNHLFGIQTFIKLIHDKVIWLILGGTMLILLALIYAPINSFLDLAPLSLTQLAICAALGMVSVCWYDLIKLARRVLKKE
- a CDS encoding DUF488 domain-containing protein; its protein translation is MLQIKRAYTPASESDGYRVLVDRLWPRGKSKETEKIDLWLKAIAPSNELRKWFNHDPEKYFDFKKKYQAELQSGDQKEALETLEALLREQEDVTLVYGAKDESHNNAQVLYDLLSK
- a CDS encoding DeoR/GlpR family DNA-binding transcription regulator, with the translated sequence MLNAIEDRQQQIVNYLKVHQFARVIDLIELVNYSEATVKRDLVLLEQSGLIRRTRGGAMIVDNKKIDVPYLMKVTQLNEEDNKQYIANVAETLIKDDMVIFLDSSTTSLHLVKNLSRFDGLQIITNGVLTAAMLSEFTTAHVSVLGGSIVPKRATINGSKAYNDILTYNADLAIIGCRGLDFEHGLTETHEGEALIKKAFRRQANHLVVLATSDKLDHKYMYQGVSCYEIDYLITDKPLETDKLEKLNQHHIKCLY
- a CDS encoding ketose-bisphosphate aldolase; this encodes MLYTMKDLLKVAKENKFAVPAFNICSYDMLKAIMEEVEEQNAPVILEIHPDEISYLNDEFVAAVKDYAHKSKVPVVIHMDHGGTINDVMRAIRNGYTSVMIDASVQDYEDNLEITKQVVALAHGVNVSVEAELGTIGNNGSAEGGSANIIYTDPDQAEDFVEKTGIDTLAVAIGTAHGLYPKDLTPKLNIELLKELNQRIDLPFVLHGGSGNPDSEVSEAVKYGVAKVNLSSDLKSVFFDALRDILSKNPAMYEPNEVYPMANEKVKEVVRHKLSVLNTIGKAELY